A genome region from Myxococcales bacterium includes the following:
- a CDS encoding DUF58 domain-containing protein yields MIPSLATRGKLVLSAAALMVLVGAFRGAPPLVALGGTVLVALAAAYLAFFPTAVLLRRKKIELSWWVPPGDQPGGALAPDRPFQLHIAYRNHGSRTLRVLATRVLANPGLEVTPCVAASVAPGHQIEHTTDVRPSTAGYQVFHGAVLVLGDLLGLFEVHAYFPNPIAIKVFPRRRPAVAPPLRAAGGSHSDQVGQHHVRRRGLAGELRELREHAHGDPFKYIAWKATARRGKLMVRDLENELVATHVVCVDIGTSMRSGPPGRAPLDWAIDSASALALAALEGGDRVGLVTFDTRAVLELRPGAGHHHWLQLVDRLLDAKTVVDEDLTDLTPGELVAAVANYLAHQEALDVRLRHVPAMDDPRWGQIQAGPDGVLYDLGAMLRMVTKLIEGLGAQKSLAPPWWWSRVHLVDGADPQMAPLRLFCRLRGIELPYRQEVVVGRRSHGLATALERAVADLRPDHVIVLSDLAGVLDDEVRVGKAFARVRRRAGAMTVVVPATPEFAAAGETEVGRMVASIMTHDHRRELTAARSLLARHGARVVVATPRDTPARLLANRRRAA; encoded by the coding sequence ATGATCCCGTCGCTCGCCACCCGCGGCAAGCTGGTGCTGTCGGCCGCCGCGCTGATGGTGCTGGTCGGCGCGTTCCGCGGCGCGCCGCCGCTGGTGGCGCTGGGCGGCACCGTGCTGGTCGCGCTGGCCGCCGCGTACCTGGCGTTCTTCCCGACCGCGGTGCTCCTGCGCCGCAAGAAGATCGAGCTGTCGTGGTGGGTGCCCCCGGGCGATCAGCCCGGCGGCGCGCTGGCGCCGGATCGCCCGTTCCAGCTGCACATCGCCTACCGCAACCACGGCAGCCGCACGCTGCGGGTGCTGGCCACGCGCGTGCTCGCCAACCCCGGGCTCGAGGTCACCCCGTGCGTCGCGGCCTCGGTCGCGCCCGGCCACCAGATCGAGCACACCACCGACGTGCGCCCGTCGACCGCGGGCTACCAGGTGTTCCACGGCGCGGTGCTGGTGCTGGGCGACCTGCTGGGCCTGTTCGAGGTCCACGCGTACTTCCCCAACCCGATCGCGATCAAGGTGTTCCCGCGCCGGCGGCCCGCGGTCGCGCCGCCGCTGCGGGCGGCCGGCGGCTCGCACAGCGATCAGGTCGGCCAGCACCACGTGCGCCGGCGCGGCCTGGCCGGCGAGCTGCGCGAGCTGCGCGAGCACGCCCACGGCGATCCGTTCAAGTACATCGCGTGGAAGGCGACCGCGCGCCGCGGCAAGCTGATGGTGCGCGACCTCGAGAACGAGCTGGTCGCGACCCACGTGGTCTGCGTCGACATCGGCACGTCGATGCGCAGCGGCCCGCCCGGCCGCGCGCCGCTGGACTGGGCGATCGACAGCGCGTCGGCCCTGGCGCTGGCCGCGCTCGAGGGCGGCGATCGGGTCGGCCTGGTCACGTTCGACACCCGCGCGGTGCTCGAGCTGCGGCCCGGCGCCGGCCACCACCACTGGCTGCAGCTGGTCGATCGCCTGCTCGACGCCAAGACCGTCGTCGATGAGGACCTGACCGATCTCACGCCGGGCGAGCTGGTGGCCGCGGTCGCCAACTACCTCGCGCACCAGGAGGCGCTCGACGTGCGCCTGCGCCACGTCCCGGCGATGGACGACCCGCGCTGGGGTCAGATCCAGGCCGGCCCCGACGGCGTGCTCTACGACCTCGGCGCGATGCTGCGCATGGTGACCAAGCTGATCGAGGGCCTGGGCGCGCAGAAGTCGCTGGCGCCGCCGTGGTGGTGGTCGCGCGTCCACCTGGTCGACGGCGCCGATCCGCAGATGGCGCCGCTGCGGCTGTTCTGCCGCCTGCGCGGGATCGAGCTGCCATACCGCCAGGAGGTGGTCGTCGGCCGGCGCTCGCACGGTCTGGCCACCGCGCTCGAGCGCGCCGTCGCCGACCTCCGGCCCGATCACGTGATCGTGCTGTCGGATCTGGCCGGGGTGCTCGACGACGAGGTCCGGGTCGGCAAGGCCTTCGCCCGGGTGCGCCGCCGCGCCGGCGCGATGACCGTGGTCGTGCCGGCGACGCCGGAGTTCGCGGCGGCCGGCGAGACCGAGGTCGGCCGGATGGTGGCGTCGATCATGACCCACGACCACCGCCGCGAGCTGACCGCGGCCCGATCGCTCTTGGCCCGCCACGGCGCCCGGGTGGTGGTGGCGACGCCGCGCGACACGCCGGCCCGGCTGCTGGCGAACCGCCGCCGCGCCGCCTGA
- the thiS gene encoding sulfur carrier protein ThiS, producing the protein MAIVVNGTARTIAAGATIAALLAELGLADRRVAVERNRAVVPRARHAETALAEGDQLELVAFVGGG; encoded by the coding sequence ATCGCGATCGTCGTGAACGGCACCGCCCGCACCATCGCGGCCGGCGCCACCATCGCCGCCCTGCTGGCCGAGCTGGGGCTGGCCGACCGCCGGGTCGCGGTCGAGCGCAACCGCGCGGTCGTGCCGCGGGCCCGCCACGCCGAGACCGCCCTGGCCGAGGGCGACCAGCTGGAGCTCGTGGCCTTCGTCGGGGGCGGCTGA
- a CDS encoding thiazole synthase has product MTDTSDTWALAGRTFRSRIIIGTGKFASHDETRAAIDASGAEMVTVALRRVDLSGAGPNLLDAIDRARLVLLPNTAGCYTVEDAVRTCHLARELGMDEFVKLEVIGDPKTLFPDNAATVEAARILVKEGFTVLPYCGDDLITCKRLIDAGCPAVMPLAAPIGSGLGIRNPHNLKIIIDEIGAPVIVDAGVGTASDAAIAMELGATAVLMNTGIAAARQPVLMAEAMRLAVDAGRKAFRAGRMAMKAYANASSPVVGLIE; this is encoded by the coding sequence ATGACCGACACCTCCGACACCTGGGCCCTCGCCGGCCGCACGTTCCGCTCGCGCATCATCATCGGGACCGGCAAGTTCGCGTCGCACGACGAGACCCGCGCCGCGATCGACGCGTCGGGCGCCGAGATGGTCACGGTCGCCCTGCGCCGCGTCGACCTGTCGGGCGCGGGGCCCAACCTCCTCGACGCCATCGATCGCGCGCGGCTGGTGCTCCTGCCCAACACCGCCGGCTGCTACACGGTCGAGGACGCGGTCCGGACCTGCCACCTGGCGCGCGAGCTGGGCATGGACGAGTTCGTCAAGCTCGAGGTGATCGGCGATCCCAAGACCCTGTTCCCCGACAACGCCGCGACCGTCGAGGCCGCGCGGATCCTGGTCAAGGAGGGCTTCACGGTCCTGCCCTACTGCGGCGACGACCTGATCACCTGCAAGCGCCTGATCGACGCCGGCTGTCCGGCGGTGATGCCGCTGGCGGCGCCGATCGGCTCGGGCCTGGGCATCCGCAACCCGCACAACCTGAAGATCATCATCGACGAGATCGGCGCGCCGGTGATCGTCGACGCCGGCGTCGGCACCGCGTCCGACGCGGCGATCGCGATGGAGCTGGGCGCGACCGCGGTGCTGATGAACACCGGCATCGCCGCGGCCCGGCAGCCGGTGCTGATGGCCGAGGCCATGCGGCTGGCGGTCGACGCCGGCCGCAAGGCGTTCCGGGCCGGCCGCATGGCCATGAAGGCCTACGCCAACGCGTCGTCGCCGGTGGTCGGGCTGATCGAGTAG
- a CDS encoding thiamine phosphate synthase gives MAAGDATRLVAITDLALCDGDALDARIAAMAAAVPTGALAVQLRARTLGGRALWQRAARLRAVTAAAGATLWINDRLDVALAVGADGVHLPEDGLPAATARALAPGLAIGASRHDPGTALDVDRIQLGPIWPTPSKAGLGAPLGAPALTALRARWAGAVTAVGGIDGADRAHAAAAAGADAVAAIRALWLATDPGATARALVDAVIAGVRSRTE, from the coding sequence GTGGCCGCGGGCGACGCCACCCGGCTGGTCGCGATCACCGACCTGGCGCTGTGCGACGGCGACGCGCTCGACGCCCGGATCGCGGCGATGGCGGCGGCGGTGCCGACCGGCGCGCTGGCCGTGCAGCTGCGCGCGAGGACCCTGGGCGGTCGGGCGCTGTGGCAGCGCGCGGCGCGGCTGCGGGCGGTGACCGCGGCGGCTGGCGCGACCTTGTGGATCAACGATCGCCTCGACGTCGCGCTGGCGGTCGGCGCCGACGGCGTGCACCTGCCCGAGGACGGCCTGCCCGCGGCGACGGCGCGGGCGCTGGCGCCGGGCCTGGCGATCGGCGCGTCGCGCCACGATCCCGGGACCGCGCTCGACGTCGATCGGATCCAGCTCGGGCCGATCTGGCCGACGCCGTCGAAGGCCGGGCTGGGCGCGCCGCTCGGCGCGCCGGCGCTGACCGCGCTGCGGGCGCGCTGGGCTGGCGCGGTGACCGCGGTCGGCGGGATCGATGGCGCGGACCGGGCCCACGCCGCGGCCGCGGCCGGCGCCGACGCGGTCGCCGCGATCCGCGCGCTGTGGCTGGCGACCGATCCCGGCGCGACCGCGCGGGCGCTGGTCGACGCGGTGATCGCCGGCGTCCGGTCGCGGACGGAATGA
- a CDS encoding phosphodiester glycosidase family protein translates to MRWSSIATCALVACGRSAAPPAPTTAQDDAAAARAAAPPHTPAAEPAPTPCDGQVRILAPGVTGERHRVAAASALPTVEPCLDVVRVDLARHRVHLIMASRDGAPRPVARWADEVGAVAAINAGMFGDDHRGLGVLRDRGHVDRDRDNPRYGGWLVFDPIAATDPPVRVVGRACPGVDADAVRARYRGAIQSYRLLGCDGAALAWADDKRYSAAAFGVDGAGRLVLLHTRAPFRMGDLAAALADPALALTGALYAEGGPEATLVAGAGPARWVRLGSFETGFWEDDSNHTGWDVPNVLTAIPIVP, encoded by the coding sequence GTGCGCTGGAGTTCGATCGCGACCTGCGCGCTGGTCGCGTGCGGCCGCTCGGCCGCCCCGCCGGCGCCGACCACCGCGCAGGACGACGCCGCCGCGGCGCGCGCCGCCGCCCCGCCGCACACCCCCGCGGCCGAACCCGCGCCCACGCCGTGCGACGGCCAGGTCCGGATCCTGGCGCCGGGGGTCACCGGCGAGCGCCACCGCGTGGCCGCGGCCAGCGCGCTGCCGACGGTCGAGCCGTGCCTCGACGTCGTGCGCGTCGATCTCGCGCGCCACCGCGTCCACCTGATCATGGCGTCGCGCGACGGCGCGCCGCGGCCGGTCGCGCGCTGGGCCGACGAGGTCGGCGCGGTCGCGGCGATCAACGCCGGCATGTTCGGCGACGATCACCGCGGCCTCGGCGTGCTGCGCGACCGCGGCCACGTCGATCGGGATCGCGACAACCCGCGCTACGGCGGCTGGCTGGTGTTCGATCCGATCGCCGCGACCGATCCGCCGGTGCGCGTCGTCGGCCGCGCCTGCCCTGGCGTCGACGCCGACGCGGTGCGGGCCCGCTACCGCGGCGCGATCCAGAGCTACCGCCTGCTCGGCTGCGACGGCGCCGCGCTGGCCTGGGCCGACGACAAGCGCTACTCGGCGGCGGCGTTCGGCGTCGATGGCGCCGGCCGGCTGGTGCTCTTGCACACCCGCGCGCCGTTCCGCATGGGCGACCTGGCCGCCGCGCTCGCCGACCCGGCGCTGGCCCTGACCGGCGCGCTCTACGCCGAGGGCGGCCCCGAGGCGACGCTGGTCGCCGGCGCGGGACCGGCGCGGTGGGTGCGCCTCGGCAGCTTCGAGACCGGGTTCTGGGAGGACGACTCCAACCACACCGGGTGGGACGTGCCGAACGTGCTGACGGCGATCCCGATCGTGCCGTAG